One window of Triticum dicoccoides isolate Atlit2015 ecotype Zavitan chromosome 5A, WEW_v2.0, whole genome shotgun sequence genomic DNA carries:
- the LOC119297813 gene encoding NEP1-interacting protein 2-like encodes MLDVATRAAGGLARSLVVAAFGAAGTVIGGMLGLLWGFVNEDALLQGAVVGAVTGALVSVELADSLLRIWTCGDCSMDERIKRTRLVLRSVAAGRLLRGSVFPTISGALDSQIEALQQHHSSRGGLFEPSSGPVTAARRAAVESLPATVLTKETAGAGHHTTCPICLHEFQAGESARRLPACGHVFHLACIDSWLLWKPHCPMCRHAVY; translated from the exons ATGCTCGACGTGGCCACAAGAGCAGCCGGCGGGCTGGCGCGCTCGCTGGTCGTCGCCGCCTTCGGCGCAG CCGGTACGGTGATCGGCGGCATGCTCGGCCTCCTGTGGGGCTTCGTCAACGAGGACGCCCTGCTGCAGGGCGCGGTCGTCGGGGCGGTCACCGGCGCCCTCGTCTCCGTGGAGCTCGCCGACTCCCTCCTCAGGATATGGACCTGCGGCGACTGCTCCATGGACGAGCGCATCAAACGCACG AGGCTGGTGCTCAGGAGCGTGGCGGCCGGCCGCCTTCTGCGCGGCTCGGTATTCCCGACCATCAGCGGTGCGCTGGACAGCCAGATCGAGGCGCTGCAGCAGCACCACTCCTCCCGAGGCGGCCTGTTCGAGCCGAGCTCTGGTCCGGTGACGGCCGCGCGGAGGGCCGCCGTCGAGAGCCTCCCGGCAACGGTGCTCACCAAGGAGACCGCGGGCGCAGGCCACCACACCACCTGCCCCATCTGCCTCCAT GAGTTCCAGGCCGgcgagagcgcaaggaggctgccgGCGTGCGGCCACGTGTTCCACCTGGCGTGCATCGACAGCTGGCTGCTGTGGAAGCCCCACTGCCCCATGTGCCGGCACGCCGTCTACTAG